GAAGAACATCTCCCTCCTTATAACAACGGAAGCCTTACCCACCCTCCTGacacaacaaaatattaaaagtaataccATATTTCATCTTCTTTAAACTTATATGGGCATATGATAAGTATATTTGTATAGTTTCCCTCTTTTCCGTTTCCCTTTCTTCTCAAAACCAAAAATTTTCATCTAGGACCCTCATAACCAGATACCAAGATGGAGAATTGATACTCTGATTCTAAGTTAAAGcaaaaaattgaagaatttaTACCACCCAATGCTTTAGAAGTGGTTGGAGCTAAGTAAAAACACAGAAATGAAGTATTTTTTATGCTAACAAATGCTTTAGTGgtgttaatttttgtttgttaaaatgattaaaattcaTGCAGATTATGGATAATGAAGGgcatttttatcaaataaaatgatCATTGAGAGTAAATCAGAAAGAATTTAAAACCGCATAATATGCTtcttatgaaaattttcaaatagcaTTAAGTGCATGCATAATTTATCCAAAATATCTTCCCTGATTTTGCAAATATTTCTAAGATTACATAAGAAAGATTAAAGTCACGAAGTCACTTTTCCACAAGGTAAACTTCTAAGATATCTCACAGATGGGCAATAAATTCCTTTTTTCTTTAGAGTACTACAAGACAGTTTTACATCTCCGGCAACTTATGATTATTCATCAATCCAGAGGAGGACGGTGAAAATTGCACCTATGTGGTAGCATAGTAGAGAGTATCTCAGAAATCACTTTAAGAAGTAGACTCTACCATACACACACATAAGGTTATTGTCTACTGATTGTGGACTAACAGGAATGTCTGGATTGCAAAACTGCAAGCGTGCATGTGTTACAGGACAATCCTGTGCTGACTAAAGTTCCTTCAAATGCAGCATAGGTGATGTTGCAGCCTTGAATATTAGAGCTCTAGGGTGGTTTTGTGAATGGACATGCGGAGATAAACAATTGACATGCCAATCTCATTATTATATGATCACATAAAATGCTTGGAGAACAATACAATCTCTCCTGACCGGCATCAGGTTTTGTGAAGGGACACGAGGACATGCCCAAGGCATGCCAATCTAATGACCCTAAAAGCTTGCAAAAAAATGCCTAAATGTCTATACATTCTATCACTATATAGTCTACAATCCGCTTTAGATTCAGTTACCAGAATCCAGGAAATCAAAAAAcagttttcaaataaaaaaaaatgtacacaACATACgagtaataatattaatacttgAGAGATCCATTATGTAATGATAAAAGAAACTATCAATACACACCAAAACTAACCGATGTGAAAAAAGATGAAATATAGAACTTACCAAAGAAACAAACAGCTGTACAAAAAGATCAGAAGGATGGATGTCCTCAAAAGCATTGAGGATGCCCTCCCTATACATGAATGAAACATGGGATTCAAGATATGGCTTTAGGGTtgaaatatacaaatttttgatacaaaaaaaaatcaacatcaacttaCACTGCCAAATCCTCATCAAACAGAGGTGCCTGCTTAACAGCTGGTACTGGTTTTGATGTTTCCCACAATTCACGCCACAAATTACCTATCAATGACATGTAATGAAGTTCAGAGAAGTCTAACAGTATGAATCAGAAGAAAATAAGTGCTCAACAGTTCCCATGTTTCTTGCAGATGTTCTGGGTTATAACTTGCAATACAAGGAAGAGAATATACTCAAGATTCACTTGTCTGCACAATGCTTTACGATAGATATGATACAGTATCcggtttattttatatatatatcttactGAAATGCTATCGAGATTTAGGTATAGGGTGTCAACACTTTCAATTCCGTGGTTTGCCCAAAGCAGTAAGGAATATGAAACCTGATTATCTATGCTGATATCAATTCAATTGACGGACAATGAAATCATTAATTCAACACTCAAAGTTATTCAAACTATACAGTTAGACATTCTAGAACCAAAACCGACCAGTTAGCCACATAAGTTTTTACATCAACCTGCAATGAAAAATTTGCATTATGTATAGTGAGATTCTATGCATGTCTTCCTTGGAACTCCTCAAATAATATGGTAAAAGTTTACTCAGAGTTAGTGATAAGATACagtgtataaaatattttgtttcaagCTAAGTAAATCCAGAATTTTATCAGATGTTGATGCTCCACTGACACAGAAATAGACCACCAAATAGTTGCAGCAGAATTTAAGTATCAATCCATGATGGAAAAGACTGAGTGTACCTTCTTTTTGCATTCGCCGACTTAGCTGACCTTTGGCAGACAATGATTCACCACTATCAAAAACATCACTATCCTCTACACTTGCCTCATTGTCTGTCCAATCAGGAGGAGAGTGCCATCTTACAAAATCCTCTAAAATACATCCAGGATTTGCAGCCTAAAATATTGTAACAAACAGAACTAACTCAAAAAAAACATTGGGTACATTCAATAATATAGTAAGAAACATTCAGAATACCAGTGAGAAAAATTCCCTTCAAGGGCTCCCTTACCTTGAAAGCTTGCATATCTGAGAGCAATTGAGAGCACCCAGCTCCAACACTGACCATAAAAGGTAACTTAGTAATCAAATGAGAAACAGTTATATGATCATCAATGTATTATAAAATAGCATTCTGTGAATGCTATGTTGATCAACTAGTCCATCAATGCAAATTCTATAAATTATTAAGGTCATAGGTTCAGACTCTAGCCTGACAGACACTGGTCCTGGACACAGTCTAGATGTGAGTCAATAGCTCATATTCATAGATTTAGATTGTGTGAAACAATTCACAAAGGTATACGGGAACATATCTAACAAGCAATAAAGAGCCCAAGAAGAAACAAGAAACtgcttatttaataaaaaagttcatGATACAAAACAGTGAATCGGGATCAATACAGTATACCCATATACAAGGGAAACAGAAAACGCATTTAAATTTGAGATTATGGGTGGTAAAAAATTGAATAGCAGATAGCCTACATACCTCCCAGTCCGCAGCACAAACTCCTCTGTTTCCCTGATTAGATCTTCAGTAAGCAAAGGTCCTTCCTATACATAAAATAGTCCAAAGATCACAATTATAAGGATGTGGTTAAGTAgtaattatatagaaaaaataaatatttataaaacctGGGTGACCGGAGAGTACACAGGCTCGCCAGTTTCCAACAATGTCATATCTCCGGCAAGATGATTTGCACCAAGTCGTAGAACAAGCTCCCCACTGTTTAATCTAGCATATAGAACAGGGCTTGCAGGAGCTCCAGCATTATAATCAGATGATTCTTTTGTATCTGAGCTAGCTTGCATCATCATAGAGTCTAGAGATTCAGTGGCAACAACACGGAACCTTTTCCGAGAAATGCAgcaattaattaattgaaaatgttgatATAGAAGACATGAATTCAAATCAGGAATCTCGTTCTTGGGAACTCCTGGTAAGTGTTTCTCCTCAGACCAAAGTTTTCTTACCTGTatcagtaaaataaataaataaataagtttataatattctTCTTCAGCTGGTAATTACGGAAAATTAGAATTACTAGTGCAAATTAAGTTCAAGTAACATATCCTAAACAAGAAGATGTttgcatatgatttatattttcttttattgagaTGCTGATCTGAGGAGAGAAAAAAGGCAAACAGCTTTATAGTATGCATCGGATTGAActgttttggtttgaaagcttccggAGTTACCAATAACAGCATATGAATAATCTGACTGCCTTCTCCATAAATTTTATACCTTTGCAAAGGGAAGGGAAGGATAACTAGATGCAAACATTATTAGACCAGtacaaagaaaacataaaaacaaggGAAAAAATTCACTACCCAGCTCCTCAAACTAAATGAAGTTCccaaacttataaaataacaattaaaattaaaacaagtaGGAAACAAAATACGACAATTCTTAATAAGGCATTAAGTGATCCTGCATAATTATTTGCTGTCCAAATTGTGTGATCAAGATGAAGATACTAATCTAGTAATGATGCTTCACTCTGTTAAAAAGATCATAATCCCGTAAACTGGTTACTTCAGATAACAGTTCATACACAATGGAAAATATAAGATCAATAGTGCAAATAAAGTCTAGAGCTCTTGGTAACTAATAAGGTATATCTTTTGAAGATAAACGTACTTCAGCAACAACACAGCACCAGAAAAGAGCCATTTTACGGACAGTCCTGTAGTTTCCAAGGATTTCAGCTAGCTTAACAACAAGACTTTCAGGAGGAGCACCATGAATATCTCTAGGCAAAGATGTCATAGCAGTTTCCTCTGTATTAGAGTTGATCTTTCTTGTAAGGAAATCTCCCTCTGCGAATATCTTGCaaatattacaatgaaagtGAAAGATCATTGCAGATAGTAGGATAAAGAAAACGAGGAGCATAAAAAAAGGCTCTTCAGTGTAATTACATCATCAGCAAGCCACCTACAATTCACATACCTGGATCAAACAAAGAACTGATTAACTGCACAACTTTCTCATTGCTAGTAAAGTCCGAAATCTGACCATCCTCCTTTTCACGTAGCACTAACGCCTTAACAGCAGAGAGACTCAACCCTGCCCTCTCTTTAGCAGGTGAAGAACCTCCTGATGAAGCTATAAATTCTTTCATTGACTTCACTTTACTTCCAGCCCTAGTCAAGAGgtagaataaaaatttaagaggTTAGATAAATCATTGAGTAGAATCTTTTTGAATGACAGAACAAGCTTCTTATGCTGTTGAATTATTCAATAACGCCATTCCATAAATATGTGCCAAATAGAGAAGAGGAATTTTACAACCAGAGAGATAAAAGTAAACAACATTGAATAGAACCTTGAAGCAGTTCACAGAAAGCTGCGGGAAAAAGGGGAAATATAaggtaaaatattttgaaaaaacaattacaaCTTACTCAACAGCTACAGCCAATTGCTTAAGTACAGATGACGGAGGAAGGGAATCTTTAGTTGCAGCAGTTAGGCTTTCAACTGAAGGAAATAATTCTGATGCCTGAATCAAAGATTTTATTCATACATCACTAAAGCAACTATATGTACAATGAATTGGCAAATCAAAGAGATACACATTTGTATGattgaaaatacaaaataataataaaatcccAATTGTATCTTCAATTAATTTACTGGAAAGAGGGACACCATGAGATTCTCACACATTACCAATTTATTACAAGAATACCGTGCATTCCTAACTTACACAAGAACTTTTTTGTTCAAGTTGACGACAAGGTCAAACACAGACTATTTTGTAAACAAAATGCTCATGGTCAACATACATTATCAGATATATTCCTGATTTATCTTCGTGGGTTAGAGACTTCAATCATCCGCACACAATTGGAAATTGGAAGATAAATCCTCCCGTTAAAATGTTTCATATTTTCTTACCTTAGCATCTTGATCATTCTTCACATTCAGGGTGTACAAATTATCATCATAAAATGGAACTGCCATGTTCGCATCCCCGACTTTATCAGTATCTTCAACTTCTTTTCTCCCTCTCCCGATGTTCTTTATCCTATCTTGCCAATCCTGCTTTATTCCTATATGTGGAGGCCTCCACTTTTTATGCTTCAATTCACTGCGAACCTGCACCATCCCATCACAAAGACCAATGTGCAAGTAATTAACCACTCACTACACGATAAATGTTGCCTAATAATTACCTAGCCATAAACGCACACAAATAGGTAAACATATTCCAATCATCTTTTAAGTCAACAAATTTCGTATCACAACTTTCCACTCATCAAGGCTCCCGCAAATATTCtgacaataattaattttgaggAAGGACATCGAATTGAGTAAACGAAATAAATACAAAGCAGATTTCATTAATGAGTAGATTCACCAGATAATGAATTTCAATACATCCCACGTCATCACCCTAATCTAAATTTCCCTTCCCTCACGAACCTGAAATTAAAACCTAACGAAACAAACTATTATAGTGTCGTCTGATAATCAAATGTAGCTCACCAAAGTGcaggaaaaagacaaaaaacaaTATAACCTCGGTAGGATTCAAAATGTTTCCGCTTCGTAACACTATTTACCCAAATTCTATGACCAACACCAAGTTCAGACTAACAAATActgattaaaattaataataattgctCTGATACACGACCATTACCTTCTTGGACTCGTTTTCGATGTTGTTGTTGGGAGAATCCGCTTCCTGCGACGAGTGCCTATCGTGATCTTCTTCACGGTCAACAAATTGAGTCAATGCTAATTCCGAAAACgataattatagttttaattattaattgtttaaatcTCCCTAAAAGAACGaagggaaaagagaaagaaagaaaaaataggcAAATCCGCTTAAAGCTAAATATAAagctaaataaataaaaaagaaaccgAAATATAGGTCGCGAgagagtttttctttttttctttttcgggGTTGTTTCGATGTGGCACGCTGAGAACCTCACTCACCTCGATCGGATTTGAAATCCATAAGCACGCGCTCCGCTTTCGCCGCCGCAGAATGAAAGGCGAACCTCGCTTTGGACACGAAAGTGTGCTCCTCCATCTCCTGCGCGCGTCAAGGCGCACGTTTATCCACACACGTTCTACCAAATTGAACCGTTGCGAGTTAGTCCTGAGTCATTGCTTTCAGTATTTGTAGTCAGCGATGCGTAGTACCAACTTGATGTTCATATGATTCTTCCCATGGACTAAGAAAGTACTCACAATAGTGGAAGATCACAAATTCAGTGGTCTTCTCTGTACTAAAATATTTCAAGACCAAAACTGGAAGAGACAACATGAATAATaagatgacatgttaatttgacatctttttatattttaatttgtttgctattaattttgaatatttttcacaaacttctattgaaattttaaaatgttaaggGGAATGGAGGAGTTTGATCAAATTTATAACACTAGTAgaaatttaagattattttaactttataaattatattatgattgTATTTTATCCCTAATCTTTCATATAGTATATCTCAAAaacattcttttaatatttctttttctaaaacattttcaaaaaatgTAAGTTTGTAACGTAGTTATTTTAGTGCATTCCGTAACAATGATTGTCCAGAGCAAAAATGTGAGTAGTTGAAAAGAGGAATTTTGGCAAGAGTTCATCTTCCATTAATTTTCTCCACTTGATACATGCTCCCTTTAATTGagaattaatttataattatttgtttttatgttgAAACCAAAGGATGAAATTGAAAAGGGGGGagattaaatgaatttaataaaataaaattatgctaACTAACTTCTTTAATTAACAagaaaattaatcttttatatttaaatctagaatttatatataagaacGAGAAGAATGAATCTAAAGCATACAATCATGAGTTATTAAAGTTAAATGTAAGGTAAAGATTTATATCCATTTACATGAAGGTTTAATGTCAATTCGctttcacattaaaaaaaataaccccTAACtatataacttaaatatattgttaattCTATAAAGTTAAAACAAATTGGTTTCTGAATCTCGAAActgaaaaaacaataaatttttagcccctataatttaaaaaaaaaacactatttaATTCATCTATCTAAACATGCTAAAAaacatttcatataattaaGTGTTTGAAAATCTAAAAAACGATATTGGAATTTATTTTCAAGTGAATAACATCTATTGTTTAACTTGTTGACAAATATTTGTataagaaaaattgaatcaactacagtttatacataaaaaatagttaaaacttctattaatgtaaattaaatttaacccgtttaaaaaatattttccaaaagaTGACTTGTGCTTTGATAAGTGTGACGTTGAACCGAGACAAACACAAAATGATCTACACAAAAGAGTAGAAGACATAGCCGAACTTAGGTAATCGTGATGCACACTAAACATTTGAACACCGTTATGATTTGTTACAACCTTTGCACGTTTGACATCATAATTTAGTACAACCTATAAGGAGGTACTGATTTTGTTGGTTGTTACCAGACAAATTATATTCTacatttttcttgtttgtttatGGTTTACTACTCTACGATACATCACATTctgaatttgaattttcaagCAATCAGCAAAAAACTAGACAGGAGAAACTAAATTGAATACACTGAATCGCGTCTACTAGTCATTTTAAAATACGAGATTTATTCATACGTAAATTCAATAATTAGACTATTCATcctaaataatttttagaaaaaagacatttattttgttatgattcaaaaataaacatttgttggaaaaataacaaaattctaAGTCACTAGAAGGAACTTTTAACAATTAAAGACCCTTTTTTTTGGGATAACAAGCTTTTCACAAACTACTagaatacaaaaacaaaaagtaactTGCATAAAAAGAAGAAACTCATCAAGTCAAAATTTCATAAGAGCACCCCCACATACATAGCATCAAACATTTTACAGTAGCAGTGTAAAACATCAGTACAAAATTACTTTCAAACAATCTTTCGCAACATAGATCAATATAAATGTAGGTTTACACATAAAACACCTTTGCCTGTTGAACACGACAATTCGTCCAGTCAAAGCCTCTGAAGAAGCAATCAGCACAACTCAAGAAGCCCGTCATACCGAATATCAAATTTTCAGATCAAAAGCTTCTCAATAGCATCCTGCACACCCACAAAATATTCAGTATCTATTCACTATAACTGAACCATTTGCAAAAAGTCTTGTTTATTACAAGACCAGGTGAATTTTGGTTAGTTTATTACTTATTGATATTACTTATtgatattatatgtattttataatgACCAATTTTAAAACCACACAATTACAATCAAACTAATGAATTGTTACTGAACACATTAATGGAATGATTGATCCAAATTTTAACATCAGTAATGAATAATACAGT
This window of the Vigna angularis cultivar LongXiaoDou No.4 chromosome 7, ASM1680809v1, whole genome shotgun sequence genome carries:
- the LOC108318740 gene encoding uncharacterized protein LOC108318740 isoform X2, with product MEEHTFVSKARFAFHSAAAKAERVLMDFKSDREDHDRHSSQEADSPNNNIENESKKVRSELKHKKWRPPHIGIKQDWQDRIKNIGRGRKEVEDTDKVGDANMAVPFYDDNLYTLNVKNDQDAKASELFPSVESLTAATKDSLPPSSVLKQLAVAVEAGSKVKSMKEFIASSGGSSPAKERAGLSLSAVKALVLREKEDGQISDFTSNEKVVQLISSLFDPEGDFLTRKINSNTEETAMTSLPRDIHGAPPESLVVKLAEILGNYRTVRKMALFWCCVVAEVRKLWSEEKHLPGVPKNEIPDLNSCLLYQHFQLINCCISRKRFRVVATESLDSMMMQASSDTKESSDYNAGAPASPVLYARLNSGELVLRLGANHLAGDMTLLETGEPVYSPVTQEGPLLTEDLIRETEEFVLRTGSVGAGCSQLLSDMQAFKAANPGCILEDFVRWHSPPDWTDNEASVEDSDVFDSGESLSAKGQLSRRMQKEGNLWRELWETSKPVPAVKQAPLFDEDLAVEGILNAFEDIHPSDLFVQLFVSLLGLGFAIAEPMLSSNSDFSKLFYDCKEYIIAACQSNKLHEKVDDLFQAYETVERMLLNPEEALKMIKQTEESTMVTDEPKSPLKRLRLIFAGKDKLLRKSLSKDQLNDEEKPGRQSFSSFFDSKSSLFSKKPPKSGSPSPSEKSSLDVGWTVA
- the LOC108318740 gene encoding uncharacterized protein LOC108318740 isoform X1; its protein translation is MEEHTFVSKARFAFHSAAAKAERVLMDFKSDRALTQFVDREEDHDRHSSQEADSPNNNIENESKKVRSELKHKKWRPPHIGIKQDWQDRIKNIGRGRKEVEDTDKVGDANMAVPFYDDNLYTLNVKNDQDAKASELFPSVESLTAATKDSLPPSSVLKQLAVAVEAGSKVKSMKEFIASSGGSSPAKERAGLSLSAVKALVLREKEDGQISDFTSNEKVVQLISSLFDPEGDFLTRKINSNTEETAMTSLPRDIHGAPPESLVVKLAEILGNYRTVRKMALFWCCVVAEVRKLWSEEKHLPGVPKNEIPDLNSCLLYQHFQLINCCISRKRFRVVATESLDSMMMQASSDTKESSDYNAGAPASPVLYARLNSGELVLRLGANHLAGDMTLLETGEPVYSPVTQEGPLLTEDLIRETEEFVLRTGSVGAGCSQLLSDMQAFKAANPGCILEDFVRWHSPPDWTDNEASVEDSDVFDSGESLSAKGQLSRRMQKEGNLWRELWETSKPVPAVKQAPLFDEDLAVEGILNAFEDIHPSDLFVQLFVSLLGLGFAIAEPMLSSNSDFSKLFYDCKEYIIAACQSNKLHEKVDDLFQAYETVERMLLNPEEALKMIKQTEESTMVTDEPKSPLKRLRLIFAGKDKLLRKSLSKDQLNDEEKPGRQSFSSFFDSKSSLFSKKPPKSGSPSPSEKSSLDVGWTVA
- the LOC108318740 gene encoding uncharacterized protein LOC108318740 isoform X3; protein product: MEEHTFVSKARFAFHSAAAKAERVLMDFKSDRDHDRHSSQEADSPNNNIENESKKVRSELKHKKWRPPHIGIKQDWQDRIKNIGRGRKEVEDTDKVGDANMAVPFYDDNLYTLNVKNDQDAKASELFPSVESLTAATKDSLPPSSVLKQLAVAVEAGSKVKSMKEFIASSGGSSPAKERAGLSLSAVKALVLREKEDGQISDFTSNEKVVQLISSLFDPEGDFLTRKINSNTEETAMTSLPRDIHGAPPESLVVKLAEILGNYRTVRKMALFWCCVVAEVRKLWSEEKHLPGVPKNEIPDLNSCLLYQHFQLINCCISRKRFRVVATESLDSMMMQASSDTKESSDYNAGAPASPVLYARLNSGELVLRLGANHLAGDMTLLETGEPVYSPVTQEGPLLTEDLIRETEEFVLRTGSVGAGCSQLLSDMQAFKAANPGCILEDFVRWHSPPDWTDNEASVEDSDVFDSGESLSAKGQLSRRMQKEGNLWRELWETSKPVPAVKQAPLFDEDLAVEGILNAFEDIHPSDLFVQLFVSLLGLGFAIAEPMLSSNSDFSKLFYDCKEYIIAACQSNKLHEKVDDLFQAYETVERMLLNPEEALKMIKQTEESTMVTDEPKSPLKRLRLIFAGKDKLLRKSLSKDQLNDEEKPGRQSFSSFFDSKSSLFSKKPPKSGSPSPSEKSSLDVGWTVA